A part of Paraburkholderia largidicola genomic DNA contains:
- a CDS encoding choline sulfate utilization transcriptional regulator, whose amino-acid sequence MPGPDRLPPMQTLSAFESAARLASFTAAARELGSTQPAVSQRIVQLEEDLGAPLFERGHRGVTLTPEGALLYEAVRSGLDTIREATSDIRARRATGALTILTDAGFATYWLMPRLARLKASMPGVNVKIVTSQLGYDPHRDHADIAIAFGDGHWPPCTSTRLFAEAVTPICSPAFRDLHASVSVAADLAALPLLHVQPTDPERWLAWNTWFAAQGLQAPEDSQGMMFNSYSLVVQAALMGQGVALGWTPLTDELIASGLLVRLLDTPVTTERGYYLVCPPARPAPAAVPLFRRWVFNELIDIGEHVHA is encoded by the coding sequence ATGCCGGGACCAGACCGTCTTCCGCCGATGCAGACCTTGTCGGCCTTCGAATCGGCCGCGCGCCTCGCGAGCTTCACGGCCGCCGCGCGCGAGCTCGGCTCGACGCAGCCCGCCGTGAGCCAGCGCATCGTACAGCTCGAGGAAGACCTCGGCGCGCCCCTGTTCGAGCGCGGCCATCGCGGCGTGACGCTCACGCCCGAAGGCGCGTTGCTCTATGAAGCCGTGCGCAGCGGCCTCGACACGATCCGCGAGGCAACATCCGATATCCGCGCGCGACGCGCCACAGGCGCATTGACGATCCTCACCGACGCCGGCTTCGCCACTTATTGGCTGATGCCGCGCCTGGCACGACTCAAGGCGTCGATGCCCGGCGTCAACGTGAAGATCGTCACGTCGCAACTCGGCTACGATCCGCACCGCGATCATGCGGATATCGCTATCGCGTTCGGCGACGGCCATTGGCCGCCCTGCACGTCCACGCGACTTTTCGCCGAAGCCGTGACGCCCATCTGCTCGCCCGCGTTCCGCGATCTTCACGCATCCGTGAGCGTTGCCGCCGATCTCGCCGCACTGCCGCTACTGCACGTGCAGCCCACCGACCCCGAACGCTGGCTCGCCTGGAACACATGGTTCGCCGCGCAGGGTCTGCAGGCGCCGGAAGACAGCCAGGGAATGATGTTCAACAGTTATTCGCTCGTGGTGCAGGCCGCGCTGATGGGCCAGGGCGTCGCGCTCGGCTGGACGCCACTGACGGACGAACTCATCGCATCCGGCCTGCTCGTGCGCCTGCTCGACACACCCGTCACCACCGAGCGCGGCTACTACCTCGTCTGCCCGCCCGCGCGCCCCGCGCCGGCCGCCGTGCCGCTGTTCCGGCGCTGGGTCTTCAACGAACTGATCGACATCGGCGAGCACGTGCACGCCTGA